Genomic segment of Xylanivirga thermophila:
CTAAAGGTGATGTATATATACAGGATCTTATTGAAAAGGCAACCAAGGCTAAATACCCCATAGTAGTGACCGATGATAATGAAAAGATGATTGGGATAATTGTGCGAACATCCATACTTTCAGGGTTACTACAGAAAGGTGCATAGTTTTAAATTGAAGATAAATCTGTAAAAAATTATATAAGATACTGATCAGAAATACTCTTTCTTGTAAAAAAATTAAGCAAAAAGTATACAAGGAGGGGTATTTTTATATTGAATATTTTTTAGGAATAGTTTGAATAGCCATTTTTGTAACCTCATTGTTTTCTTGATTAATCTAATTCTCGATATTCTTTAGGCGATATGTTCATTATTTCCCTAAAATTTCGGTGGAAGGTTCTTAGGTTACTATAACCACAATTGAATGCAATTTTACCAATGGATTGATTGGTGTTTTTTAATAGATAACACGCCTGTGAAATCCGATAATTATTTAAGTATGCAGTAAAGGTCATGTTCATCTGATTAGCAAACAACTTTGATAAATAAGGATAGTCGTATTTTAGATGTCTTGCAACGGATTTTAGTGTGCAATCATTAGAATAATTTTGCTCTATGTAAAGGAGAATTTTATAGAGTGTTTTGGTTTGAGCTGACTGTTTAATAGAAGCAAATGACTTTTGATTTATAAAGTCATCACAAATAGCATACAGAAAGCTTTTCTGACTATAGATGGAATTTAGCTTTTTAAAATCTAAATTCTTCTCTAAATGCAATACATTATCATTGGGGATAAGTCCCTTATAACTTCTATAAAAATCTCCAATTAGTTCAGGCGAAAAGAGTATAATAGTAATTTTCGAAAAATCAACACTCTTAAATTCATGTATCTGATTTGTAAATATAAAGGCTAAATCATTTTTTCTTAATAGATATTTTTTTTGGTCAATGGATACTGATAACTCACCATCATTGATATAAATTAATTCATATGCCCGATGAAAATGAAATGGAAATTGATAATTCTTCAATGAGAAAAATCGAAATAATTCTTTTTCATCTACCCCATGTTTTTCAAAAAACACCATGACTTTTCCCCCTTTAAAACACTAATATTGTCTTAAAGTATACTACTTTTTGCATAGAAATAACAGCTGCTATTTCCTATAATGAAGTTAATCTAATTTGAAGGAGGTTATAAAAACAATGGAATACCATGTAGCAAAAACCGGTTCCGATCAAGGACAAGGAACTTTGCAAAATCCATTTCTAACTATAAATAAAGCTGCCTCTCTTGCTATGGCTGGGGACACGATTATAGTCCATGAAGGGGTATACCGTGAATGGGTAAAACCTAGGTATAAAGGATTAAGTGATAAAAGAAGAATTATCTATCAAGCGGCAGAAGGTGAAAAGGTAGTTATCAAAGGATCTGAGCAGGTACAAACTTGGCAAAAGGTAGAAGGGAATGTTTGGAAATGTGAGTTACCAAACTCCTTTTTCAGTGAATTCAATCCGTATAAGGAAGAGATATTTGGAGACTGGCTGGTTACAGTGGATGAAAAGAAACATTTAGGGGATGTGTATCTAAATGGTATGTCATTTTATGAGGTTAGTTGTTATGAGGAATTGATTGACCCACAGGTTAGGACAGAAGTGCTAGATCATTGGACACAAAAAATTGTTCCTGTCCACAATCCTGAACAGACAAAATATGTATGGTTTGCAGAAGTAGATGCTGAGAATACAACAATTTATGCAAATTTTCAAGGTACTAATCCCAATGAAGAATTTGTTGAAATAAATGTGCGCAGATCTTGTTTTTATCCCACGGAAACAGGTATAGATTATATTACCGTGAAGGGCTTTGAGATGGCACAAGCAGCAACACCATGGGCACCTCCTACAGCTAATCAACCGGGATTGATTGGTGCAAATTGGAGTAAAGGTTGGATAATTGAAGATAATATCATTCATGATGCAAAATGTAGTGCTATAAGTATTGGTAAAGAAGGTTCAACGGGACACAACTATCGTTCCATTCGGAAGGATAAACCTGGATATCAATATCAGTTGGAAGCTGTTTTTAGTGCCGAGCGTAATGGTTGGTCCAAGGAAAAGATTGGTTCCCATATTATCAGAAATAATATTATTTCTGATTGTGGTCAAAATGCAATTGTCGGCCATTTAGGATGTGTATTTAGTGAAATCTATAACAATCATATTTATAACATTGCTCTAAAACGTGAGTTCTATGGCCATGAAATAGCAGGTATAAAATTGCATGCGGCTATTGATGTACAGATTCATAATAATCGTATTCATGATTGTTCATTAGGTTTATGGTTGGATTGGCAGGCACAGGGTACAAGAGTTAGCAAAAACCTATTTTATAATAATAACAGGGATTTATTTGTGGAAGTAAGCCATGGACCATATATGGTGGATCATAATATCATGGCTTCGGAATATGCAATAGATAATATATCACAAGGTGGAGCATATATAAATAATTTAATTGCTGGAAAGATGAACCAGCAAAAAGTCTTAAATCGTTCTACACAATATCATCTTCCACACAGTACAAAAGTTGCAGGCTTTGCATTTGTTTATGGTGGGGATGATCGTTTCTACAATAATATTTTTATAGGAGCAGATGGATTAGAAGATGTTGGAACCTCACATTATAAAAATTATACCACTTCTCTAGAAGAGTATATCGAAAATGTTAATAAAAAACATGGTGACCTTGAAGAATTTGAGTTAGTTGAGCAACCTGTGTATATTAACAAAAATGCATACTTCAATGGAGCAGAGCCCTTCGAAAGAGAGAAAGACAAGCTGGTTGATAGAGAATTTGATCCAGAGTTTCGTATTATCGATAAAGGTGAAGAGGTTTATCTCTCATGCCAATTACCGGATAGTTTTGAGGAGATTATCGGAGAAATCCATTCAACAAAGACACTGGAACGGGTACGTATTGTGGACGCTGAGTTTGAAAATCCCGATGGTAGTGATTTAATCTTAGACATTGATTTTCTAGATAAAAAAAGCCCTGAAAAAGGCCCCATAGGACCGATTGCTATTATGACAAAAGGTAATAATTATATTAAAGTTTGGTAATCACTTTATAGGTAGAAGCCTTGCTCCCTAGTTCATAGGGGTGCAGGGCTTTAATTGTTTGCTGTAAAACGAGAGATTTGGCTAAAAAGTAGTAAGTTGTAAAAAGCAGATGATTTTATAGATAATATGGTGTAAAATAAAGGTGCATGGTATATATTAGTAATATAATGTGAATTTTTGGGATGAGTATTATTGTAAAGTTTAAAAAG
This window contains:
- a CDS encoding AraC family transcriptional regulator; translation: MVFFEKHGVDEKELFRFFSLKNYQFPFHFHRAYELIYINDGELSVSIDQKKYLLRKNDLAFIFTNQIHEFKSVDFSKITIILFSPELIGDFYRSYKGLIPNDNVLHLEKNLDFKKLNSIYSQKSFLYAICDDFINQKSFASIKQSAQTKTLYKILLYIEQNYSNDCTLKSVARHLKYDYPYLSKLFANQMNMTFTAYLNNYRISQACYLLKNTNQSIGKIAFNCGYSNLRTFHRNFREIMNISPKEYRELD
- a CDS encoding right-handed parallel beta-helix repeat-containing protein codes for the protein MEYHVAKTGSDQGQGTLQNPFLTINKAASLAMAGDTIIVHEGVYREWVKPRYKGLSDKRRIIYQAAEGEKVVIKGSEQVQTWQKVEGNVWKCELPNSFFSEFNPYKEEIFGDWLVTVDEKKHLGDVYLNGMSFYEVSCYEELIDPQVRTEVLDHWTQKIVPVHNPEQTKYVWFAEVDAENTTIYANFQGTNPNEEFVEINVRRSCFYPTETGIDYITVKGFEMAQAATPWAPPTANQPGLIGANWSKGWIIEDNIIHDAKCSAISIGKEGSTGHNYRSIRKDKPGYQYQLEAVFSAERNGWSKEKIGSHIIRNNIISDCGQNAIVGHLGCVFSEIYNNHIYNIALKREFYGHEIAGIKLHAAIDVQIHNNRIHDCSLGLWLDWQAQGTRVSKNLFYNNNRDLFVEVSHGPYMVDHNIMASEYAIDNISQGGAYINNLIAGKMNQQKVLNRSTQYHLPHSTKVAGFAFVYGGDDRFYNNIFIGADGLEDVGTSHYKNYTTSLEEYIENVNKKHGDLEEFELVEQPVYINKNAYFNGAEPFEREKDKLVDREFDPEFRIIDKGEEVYLSCQLPDSFEEIIGEIHSTKTLERVRIVDAEFENPDGSDLILDIDFLDKKSPEKGPIGPIAIMTKGNNYIKVW